In one Musa acuminata AAA Group cultivar baxijiao chromosome BXJ2-5, Cavendish_Baxijiao_AAA, whole genome shotgun sequence genomic region, the following are encoded:
- the LOC135611597 gene encoding zinc finger protein ZAT1-like, which translates to MGADHLSEVGSCYGIEDVALEEETPSGSKGLRTRHKCPETGKAKQAPVPEAVPPGPGSELVADQHANIKSEICPLDDVHRSVSKASEGFGSSKRKHASIGGSGIPTCPECGKTFASDKALFGHLRCHPERDYRGANPPPGARKQPKPDAGPSAARDLPAQQWQTTARRGRQGTASGGDDAEDLLEAAAMTIFRMAHAEHRGRTAITAEEEGNQTKQLQLTQSCHNDDELPPRVQNINSGDDLTSSYRRTKKTKVESATSDHGRRYACIVCSKTFSSHQALGGHIASHNKNKTNPKEAAATAATVENQGRSTAVAKPATAEHRCKICNDVFTSGQALGGHQRRHFHQLHHRSPAPSSSSHPSDDHVAPVQHHHPGEQQLHDPAPSSSSHSAQHDQFCWDLNKAPPNLD; encoded by the coding sequence ATGGGAGCTGATCATCTCAGTGAGGTTGGAAGCTGCTACGGGATTGAGGATGTTGCATTGGAAGAAGAAACGCCATCCGGTAGCAAAGGCTTGCGTACTCGACACAAGTGCCCGGAGACGGGCAAGGCCAAGCAAGCACCGGTTCCGGAGGCGGTGCCTCCTGGTCCGGGCTCTGAGCTTGTCGCAGACCAACACGCCAATATCAAATCCGAGATTTGCCCTCTCGACGACGTTCACAGATCTGTATCGAAGGCCAGCGAGGGGTTCGGTAGCTCCAAACGAAAGCATGCAAGCATAGGCGGATCGGGGATCCCTACATGCCCGGAGTGCGGGAAGACGTTTGCTTCAGATAAGGCACTTTTTGGCCACTTGCGGTGCCACCCGGAGAGAGATTACAGGGGAGCTAATCCGCCGCCGGGTGCACGGAAGCAGCCGAAGCCGGACGCCGGTCCTTCTGCCGCGAGAGATCTGCCGGCGCAACAGTGGCAGACGACCGCGAGAAGAGGTCGACAAGGGACGgccagcggcggcgacgacgccgAAGATCTTTTAGAGGCTGCTGCCATGACCATATTTCGTATGGCACATGCAGAGCACCGGGGTCGGACCGCAATCACTGCTGAGGAGGAAGGAAATCAGACGAAACAACTTCAGCTCACTCAGTCTTGCCACAATGATGATGAGCTTCCTCCTAGGGTTCAGAATATCAACTCTGGGGACGATCTGACATCGAGCTACAGGAGAACTAAGAAGACGAAGGTCGAGTCCGCCACATCTGATCATGGTCGAAGGTACGCGTGCATTGTGTGCTCCAAGACCTTCTCTTCGCACCAGGCACTTGGAGGGCACATTGCCAGTCACAATAAGAACAAGACCAACCCCAAAGAAGCAGCGGCGACCGCAGCGACGGTGGAGAACCAGGGCAGAAGCACTGCAGTCGCGAAACCGGCCACTGCAGAACACCGGTGCAAGATTTGCAACGACGTGTTCACCAGCGGGCAGGCACTTGGAGGTCACCAGAGACGGCACTTCCATCAACTACACCATCGATCTCCAGCTCCATCCTCTTCCTCACACCCATCTGACGACCATGTGGCGCCGGTGCAGCACCATCACCCCGGTGAGCAGCAGCTACATGATCCAGCTCCATCATCTTCATCACATTCAGCTCAACATGATCAGTTCTGCTGGGATCTCAATAAGGCACCACCGAATCTTGACTGA
- the LOC135611846 gene encoding uncharacterized protein LOC135611846 — translation MGADHLSEVGSCYGIEDVALDEETPSGSNGLRTRHKCPETGKAKQATVQEAVPPGPGAELVADRHANIKSEICPLDDDHRSVSKASEGFGSSKRKHASKGGSGIPTCPECGKTFASDKALFGHLRCHPERDYRGANPPPGSRKQPKPDAGPSAARDLPAKKWQTTARRGRQGTASGGGDAEDLLESAAMTILRMAHAEHRGRAAITAEEEGSQTKQLQLTQ, via the coding sequence ATGGGAGCTGATCATCTTAGTGAGGTTGGAAGCTGCTACGGGATTGAGGATGTTGCATTGGATGAAGAAACGCCATCCGGTAGCAACGGCTTGCGTACTCGACACAAGTGCCCTGAGACGGGCAAGGCCAAGCAAGCAACGGTTCAGGAGGCGGTGCCTCCTGGTCCGGGGGCTGAGCTTGTCGCAGACCGACACGCCAATATCAAATCCGAGATTTGCCCTCTCGACGACGATCACAGATCTGTATCGAAGGCCAGCGAGGGGTTCGGCAGCTCCAAACGAAAGCATGCAAGCAAAGGCGGATCGGGGATCCCTACATGCCCGGAGTGCGGGAAGACGTTTGCTTCAGATAAGGCACTTTTTGGCCACTTGCGGTGCCACCCGGAGAGAGATTACAGGGGAGCTAATCCGCCACCGGGCTCACGGAAGCAGCCGAAGCCGGACGCCGGTCCTTCTGCCGCGAGAGATCTGCCTGCGAAAAAGTGGCAGACGACCGCGAGAAGAGGTCGACAAGGGACGgccagcggcggcggcgacgccgAAGATCTTTTAGAGTCTGCTGCCATGACCATATTGCGTATGGCACATGCAGAGCACCGGGGTCGGGCCGCAATCACTGCTGAGGAGGAAGGAAGTCAGACGAAACAACTTCAGCTCACTCAGTAA
- the LOC103985900 gene encoding transcription factor MYB80, with translation MGRIPCCERENVKRGQWTLEEDNKLASYIAQHGTRNWRLIPKNAGLQRCGKSCRLRWTNYLRPDLKHGEFSEAEEQTIVKLHAVVGNRWSLIAGQLPGRTDNDVKNHWNTKLKKKLSGMGIDPVTHKPFSHLMAEIATTLAPPQVAHLAEAALGCFKDEMLHLLTKKRTDFASAPPAVTGNAYTPESTGGGKEETIEKIKLGLSKAIMHDPDADKVWTMMASAGEPSDGLAGLEETYPTLNEGFRYDGPSYGNEGEGSAWSQSTCTGGAAARRGGGLHDKVEDDNGEEAEGGKAEHKVSAAGMFTSECVLWDLPDDLMIHPIV, from the exons ATGGGTAGGATTCCATGTTGTGAGAGGGAGAACGTGAAGAGGGGCCAGTGGACGCTGGAAGAAGACAACAAGCTCGCCTCTTACATCGCCCAGCATGGCACACGAAATTGGCGACTCATCCCCAAGAACGCTG GGTTGCAGCGATGTGGGAAGAGCTGCCGGCTGCGATGGACGAACTACCTTCGCCCGGACCTCAAGCACGGAGAGTTCTCTGAGGCCGAGGAGCAGACCATCGTCAAGCTCCATGCCGTCGTGGGAAACAG GTGGTCGCTGATAGCAGGCCAGCTGCCCGGGCGCACCGACAACGATGTGAAGAACCACTGGAACACCAAGCTGAAGAAGAAGCTGTCGGGGATGGGAATCGATCCCGTGACACATAAGCCGTTCTCCCATCTCATGGCGGAGATCGCCACCACCCTGGCGCCGCCCCAGGTGGCGCACCTTGCGGAGGCCGCCCTTGGCTGCTTCAAGGACGAGATGCTCCACCTGCTCACCAAGAAGCGCACCGACTTCGCCTCGGCGCCGCCCGCAGTCACAGGCAACGCTTACACTCCAGAGAGCACCGGCGGTGGCAAGGAAGAGACCATAGAGAAGATCAAGCTGGGGCTGTCCAAGGCCATCATGCACGACCCCGACGCGGACAAGGTCTGGACCATGATGGCTTCTGCGGGTGAGCCGTCCGATGGCCTTGCCGGGTTGGAAGAGACGTACCCGACGTTGAACGAAGGGTTCCGATACGACGGTCCTTCATATGGCAACGAAGGGGAAGGATCAGCGTGGAGCCAGAGCACATGCACGGGCGGCGCGGCCGCGCGACGTGGTGGCGGATTGCATGACAAGGTTGAGGATGACAACGGAGAGGAGGCCGAGGGTGGAAAGGCCGAACACAAAGTCAGTGCTGCCGGTATGTTCACCTCGGAGTGCGTCCTGTGGGATTTACCTGATGATCTGATGATTCATCCTATCgtgtga
- the LOC135584853 gene encoding ubiquitin-conjugating enzyme E2-17 kDa-like: MGSKRIMKELKDLEKDPPASCSAGPVAEDIFHWQATIMGPTDSPFAGGIFLVNIHFPPDYPFKPPKVSFRTKVYHPNINSNGSICLDILKEQWSPALTISKVLLSISSLLTDPNPDDPLVPEIAHMYKTDRVKYEATARSWTQKYAMG; this comes from the exons ATGGGTTCGAAGAGGATCATGAAGGAGTTGAAGGACTTGGAGAAGGATCCTCCTGCATCTTGCAGTGCAG GACCTGTGGCTGAAGATATATTCCACTGGCAGGCAACCATTATGGGACCAACTGATAGCCCATTTGCAGGTGGTATATTTCTTGTGAATATTCATTTTCCACCTGACTACCCATTCAAGCCACCCAAG GTCTCATTTCGCACCAAAGTTTATCATCCAAATATCAACAGTAATGGAAGCATCTGCCTTGACATCTTAAAGGAGCAGTGGAGTCCTGCTCTGACAATATCCAAG GTGCTGCTATCCATTAGTTCACTTCTGACGGACCCAAACCCTGATGATCCATTGGTGCCGGAAATTGCTCACATGTACAAGACCGATCGTGTCAAGTATGAGGCGACCGCCCGATCTTGGACCCAGAAATATGCCATGGGATAA